The Thalassophryne amazonica chromosome 13, fThaAma1.1, whole genome shotgun sequence genome window below encodes:
- the LOC117523488 gene encoding androgen-dependent TFPI-regulating protein, translated as MALTLSGLYHMAAFAWYAFVVTSLMAKHGEDLPSGIFVYGGPWKYLTFLNLLLQMSFFGVAAASDLHPFVKSESFLTQFKDLLFSVFTFPVGTYVVLLFWILFAYDRELVYPATINAFFPAWINHAMHTFVLPVLLGEVLVQPHSYPKTQHAVAALGAVGVAYLSWVLWVYLSVGIWVYPILAHFSSSGLAAFFFFNMFVVTLLYLLGDKLNRRVWKHFQVHH; from the exons ATGGCGTTAACCCTGAGCGGACTCTATCACATGGCAGCGTTCGCCTGGTACGCGTTCGTGGTCACAAGTCTTATGGCCAAACACGGGGAGGACTTGCCCTCTGGAATCTTTGTCTACGGAGGCCCCTGGAAGTACCTGACCTTTCTGAATCTG TTATTGCAGATGTCTTTCTTTGGAGTGGCTGCAGCAAGCGATCTTCATCCTTTTGTAAAGTCGGAGAGCTTTCTGACCCAATTTAAAGATCTTCTCTTCAGTGTCTTTACCTTCCCTGTGGGCACG TACGTTGTTCTGTTATTTTGGATCCTCTTTGCATATGACAGGGAGTTAGTCTATCCAGCGACTATCAACGCCTTCTTCCCCGCCTGGATTAACCATGCTATG CACACATTTGTCCTTCCTGTTTTACTGGGagaagttctggtgcagcctcaTTCCTACCCCAAGACTCAACATGCAGTGGCAGCTTTAGGAGCTGTGGGCGTGGCTTACTTATCCTG GGTCCTGTGGGTGTACCTGTCCGTTGGGATTTGGGTTTATCCCATCCTGGCTCACTTCAGCTCTTCTGGACTTGcagccttcttcttcttcaacaTGTTTGTGGTGACATTATTGTACTTGTTAGGAGACAAACTCAACAGGCGTGTGTGGAAACATTTCCAAGTTCACCACTGA